The Dyadobacter sandarakinus DNA window ATTAAAAACGGTACTTACGGCATTTGTATTGATACCGGTAAATTGATCCCCAAAGAGCGCCTGCGCATCGTACCGCATACCCAGCAGACCATTGAAGCGAAGCTGCGGAGAGCAAGCTGACCATTGATTTATTGCAATAAAGAAAGGCTATCCTGTACTGACAGGATAGCCTTTTTAGTAGAAACTCACCCAATCCTCTGTTTTAAAATGCATTTTAACTCTATCCGGCTCATGCTGGCACTTGCTGCCTGCTCTCTCCTGTTTTTTGGTTGTGGCAAAACCATTGATCCACGTGTTACCACCGGCGATATGTTTGTCACGGTTTACTCCTCCGACGGGTTCGGCGGCGCAGCCAAAAATGTAAACGTATTTACCAAGCCCCAAAGCATTCAGGGTGTTACTGACGAATTCGGAAGCGTGCTCCTGAAAGGAATTCAGCCGGGATCCTATGAGGTATTTGCCAATCAGTCGGGCGTAGGTTCCGGGAAGTCGGTGGGTACGGTTCGTAAAGATTCATTAACTAATGTGCTTGTTTACATTGTAAAAGGGGTCAGTACCGGCATAACACCCGAGATTAAGCTCGTACTTCCTGCATTGCCGGCTACTTTTGCAGAAGGGGAATCAATCCCTTTTTCTGCGGATGTGGAAGACCAGGACACATCGCCTGGTGATATTACCGTAAAATGGGAAAGCAGTATCGACGGTCTTTTCCATACGTCCTCTCCCGATCAGAATGGAAATGTTGCTTTTTCAAAAGCATTGTCAAAAGGACTTCACCTGATCACCGTCACCGCAACAGATAAGGATAAGTATACCGCTACAATTACCTTTCAACTGGCCACCAATGCTCCCAAAGCCGTAAAGCTGGTGAGTGCTGTGAAGCAGGGCGCCAATGTTGCCCTGACCTGGAACAAGTACACCGCTGCAGACTTCAAGACCTACGAAGTTTATCGCAGCGAAGAGCAGAACTCCAGTAATGTTACGCTGGTAGGTTCCGCAGCCAACAGCAACACGCTGACAATGACCGACTCCCTCGCACCTTTCCTGCCGCAGGCTTATTACTTTGTACGGGTAGTAACCACCGAGGGACTTTTCAGTAACAGTAATTCATTGAAAGTCGACAATCCGGCCGGCTCGGTGTTTTTCTTTACACCCTTTGATGTGGTGATGCACCCGACACGAAACAAGCTGTACATGGTCGACAACGGGGCCGGGAAACTCCGGCTGATTGATATTGACTCATTTACAGAAGTAGCGAGCACCAGTCTGCAGGGTACAGCAGGGAATATTGATGTGGCCGATAACAGCTTTGGAATGGAAGTATACGTACCCAGCAGCGACGGGTGGATATACATTTACGATGCTGAAAAACTGACCCTGAAAAAATCGATCAGTACGGGTCTTTCCACACCGTGCGTTGTTACCAATGGTCATGGATATATTGCTGCATCCGTCAGGCCGTCGCCCTGGTGGGAACAGCCGGTCCGGACTTATTCGAGGGCTACGGGTATCAATATTGACGGAAACGGCGATTTTGAGGGCGACAGGCTCCGGTTTGTTCCAGGGCAGGAAAAAATCATTTCAATATCTACATCCGTCAGTCCGATTGACATGGAATATTTTGAACTGACCAGTAAGGGAGCAATTTCGCTGCACATGGATGATACGCAGCACGGCAGTTATCCGCTGGATCCCAATATATTCAGGATCTCGCCAACCGGTGATTATGTGGTTACAGGCAGTGAAGGCGCAGTATACCTGGCTACCCGCTCCATGGAGTACAAGGGTCTGATACAAAGAGGAAGTCTGGCATTTTCCGACTTTGCTTTCAGTGAAGATGGTAAAACGATTTACGCTGCAACTCAAAACCGCAAATCAATTCAGATTGCGCGTTACCCGCAGCTGACCCGCGACAATGAAATTTTGCTGCGCGGTACGCCGAAGTTTATTTTTTACCGCAATGGAAACCTGATCTCTGTAAGTATGATAGAAGATCAGGTGAGCCGCTTTGGTATTGAGGTGGTCAAGGCCAAAAAATAATCTGCATAGCCCGGGCCGCTTTGATTATGCAGCCCGGGCTACTCATCATCTGTCCCCAAAACTTCCCTGAAAACCGACAACAAGCCTGTGGATGGTTCCTGGCCTTTGTTTTTGGTTTTAAAATATTCCTGGAACAACTTCTCCATACTAAGCGAGAGGTCAATGTCGCCCACTTCCTCAGCGAGCTCACTTTTTTTGATCCGTGGTATGATCTGTACAATGCCGGAGTGCGCTTCATTGAGCCGCTTCTTGTCGGCTGCTTCCAGGTAGTTGTCAGACACGATGGTCAGCTCTATCAGATCATCGCGATGCTCGCCGAGCCAGCTGATAGCTTCCTCAATGTCATCAAAGCTTTTTCGTCTCAGCTTTTTGCCTCTTTCAAGCAGCCTTGGCTGGTAGTTTATCAGCCTGCCGGCCTTAGCCTCCAGTATAACCACATACTTGTTCTGGTTGGCTTCGGAAAAACTATATGCAAGCGGACTGCTGGAATACACCGCCGGTGCCGGATTTTTGTCTACTACCTGGTATCGGTGCAAATGTCCGAGGGCAATGTAATGAACTGCTTTCGGGAAGTTCTCGGTAAAAACCGCCTGTGCTCCTCCTACATGGAGGATAGGGCGCTCGTCATCAGGCTCTTCGGGCATGGGGCCGCCATTTTTCATGACATACAAATGCGTAATGAGCATATTGAAACCCTGATCGTCCAGGTACAGGTCCGAGAGCTGCTGCCAGTGCTCCTGCAAATGCAGCCGTAAGGCTTCTTCTGAGTCTTCCATACCGAGAAATGCTTTCAGGCGCTGCTCGTTGGCATAAGGTGTATGCAGTATCCGGAGCGGTACAGGAGTGTTGGGGAGCTTTAATTCAATAAAACCTTTGGCCGAACGCAGTACCTCTACCTTTTCACGGGTACAAAACGGGATTATTTCTGCATTGGGAAAACCGACAAATATGATCCCGCACACACGTGCGAGCGCATCGGGTACCTGAATACGCTCGGGAGAATCATGGTTGCCCGCAATGGCGATAACCGCGCGGCTGCCGTTTGCAGAAAGCCGGTGCAGCGTGCTGTACAACAGTTCGGTAGCTTCGGACGAGGGATTGAAATTATCAAAAAGGTCACCCGCAATGACAACAGCATCTACTGCCTCCGATTCGGCAATCATACATATTTCATCCAGGACCAGCTTTTGTTCTTCAAGCCTTGAAAAGCTGTCGAGGCGCTTGCCAATGTGCCAGTCGGCCGTGTGA harbors:
- a CDS encoding metallophosphoesterase family protein is translated as MKILHTADWHIGKRLDSFSRLEEQKLVLDEICMIAESEAVDAVVIAGDLFDNFNPSSEATELLYSTLHRLSANGSRAVIAIAGNHDSPERIQVPDALARVCGIIFVGFPNAEIIPFCTREKVEVLRSAKGFIELKLPNTPVPLRILHTPYANEQRLKAFLGMEDSEEALRLHLQEHWQQLSDLYLDDQGFNMLITHLYVMKNGGPMPEEPDDERPILHVGGAQAVFTENFPKAVHYIALGHLHRYQVVDKNPAPAVYSSSPLAYSFSEANQNKYVVILEAKAGRLINYQPRLLERGKKLRRKSFDDIEEAISWLGEHRDDLIELTIVSDNYLEAADKKRLNEAHSGIVQIIPRIKKSELAEEVGDIDLSLSMEKLFQEYFKTKNKGQEPSTGLLSVFREVLGTDDE